The Ascaphus truei isolate aAscTru1 chromosome 3, aAscTru1.hap1, whole genome shotgun sequence genome includes a region encoding these proteins:
- the SLITRK6 gene encoding SLIT and NTRK-like protein 6 → MMVTILLLYLLFISPSGRTVSELLSMDSCEKLCLCDEKDGILFVNCEERDITKLSEINISPSQYLHLSLLNNGLSKLHRNEFSGLVNIISLHLGFNNIDDIDPGAFNDLNILKQLHINHNSLEILREYTFMGLENMEFLQADNNFITTIESNTFSKLNRLKVLILNDNAIDSLPANIFRFVPLTHLDLRGNQLQTLSYVGFLEHIGRILDLQLEDNRWVCNCDLLQLKIWLENMPRQSIIGDVVCNNPQNVKGSVLRRLNKELICAPTPKNELEDPSGPLPLVVTTSINIDRIKLPTKLTPLQKNSTKEPTLFVLPKSTTVLPAVYCPVPCHCSSHTLSGTVIHCQERNIESLSDLGPPPQSPRKLILAENIIQMLYKFDFIEYESLEMLHLGNNHIEIVEEGCFLNLTRLQKLYLSGNHLTRLNLGLFIGLQNIEYLYLEYNAIKEILPGTFSSMPKLRVLYLNNNLIQTLPNHVFSGVPLTKLNLKSNQFVNFPVSKVLEDLNWLVQIELQDNPWDCTCNLVGLKNWIQKHNTNIMISEVFCKSPEELNKKELKSLNNEFLCPELINHPVLPTKPHFMIHTPSLTTTSKVDNILRSLTDSIPLSVLILGLLILFITVVFCSAGIIVLVLHRRRRYKKKQVNEQMRETSPVHLQYSMYGHKTTHHKTERQASTLYEQRIISPVVYQSPPFCPKHTNHEEEDEKEFNDPKQLYRSILEKENNSPLTGSNVKLRDTDQTAEFLSFQDASYLYRNILEKEREIQQLGIAEYLRKNIAHLQADNEVHYSGRHEEIKLMETLMYSRPRNVLVEQTKNEYFELKANLHAEPDYLEVLEQQT, encoded by the coding sequence ATGATGGTCACCATTCTCCTGTTGTATCTCCTTTTTATTTCACCATCCGGAAGGACAGTGTCTGAATTATTGTCAATGGATTCATGTGAAAAGTTGTGCTTATGTGACGAGAAGGATGGTATATTGTTTGTAAATTGTGAAGAAAGGGACATCACAAAATTATCTGAAATAAATATATCACCATCTCAGTACTTACATCTTAGTCTATTGAACAATGGTTTGTCCAAATTGCACAGGAATGAATTTTCAGGTCTTGTTAATATAATATCTCTCCATCTTGGATTTAATAACATTGATGATATTGACCCGGGAGCATTCAATGATCTCAATATCCTTAAACAACTTCATATTAATCACAACTCCTTAGAAATTCTTAGAGAATATACTTTTATGGGACTGGAAAACATGGAGTTCCTTCAAGCAGACAACAATTTCATTACAACAATTGAATCAAATACATTTAGCAAGCTTAACAGACTGAAAGTACTTATTCTCAATGATAATGCCATTGATTCTTTACCTGCAAATATATTTCGCTTTGTACCACTGACTCACTTAGACTTAAGAGGTAACCAGTTACAAACTCTGTCCTATGTTGGATTTTTAGAACATATTGGGAGGATACTAGACCTTCAGCTGGAAGACAATAGATGGGTTTGTAACTGTGATTTACTACAGCTAAAGATCTGGTTAGAGAATATGCCCCGTCAATCCATAATAGGTGATGTTGTCTGCAATAATCCCCAAAATGTAAAAGGTAGTGTACTGAGAAGATTAAATAAAGAATTGATCTGTGCCCCCACTCCTAAGAATGAACTTGAAGATCCTTCAGGACCATTGCCTCTGGTAGTTACTACTTCAATAAACATTGACCGTATAAAATTACCAACAAAGTTAACTCCTCTTCAAAAAAATTCAACTAAGGAACCAACATTATTTGTTCTTCCCAAATCAACTACTGTGCTTCCAGCAGTTTATTGTCCAGTTCCATGCCACTGTTCGAGTCACACTCTTTCAGGCACTGTGATCCATTGCCAGGAGCGTAATATCGAAAGCTTATCGGATCTTGGACCGCCACCACAAAGTCCGAGGAAGCTAATTTTGGCAGAAAATATAATTCAGATGTTGTATAAATTTGATTTTATAGAATATGAAAGCCTAGAAATGCTTCACTTAGGAAACAATCACATTGAAATTGTTGAGGAAGGATGCTTTCTGAATCTGACTAGACTACAAAAGCTTTATCTCAGTGGAAACCATCTGACAAGGTTAAATCTAGGTTTATTCAttggactacagaacattgaatATTTGTACCTAGAATACAATGCAATCAAGGAAATATTACCTGGGACATTTTCTTCAATGCCAAAACTTAGGGTTTTATACTTAAATAACAACCTTATACAAACACTGCCAAATCATGTTTTTTCTGGAGTTCCATTAACAAAATTAAATCTTAAATCTAATCAATTTGTTAATTTTCCCGTCAGTAAAGTTTTAGAAGACCTGAATTGGCTAGTCCAAATTGAACTTCAAGATAATCCTTGGGACTGTACATGTAATTTAGTTGGACTTAAAAACTGGATACAAAAACATAACACCAATATCATGATCAGTGAAGTTTTTTGCAAATCTCCAGAGGAACTGAATAAAAAAGAATTGAAGTCACTTAACAATGAGTTTTTATGCCCTGAGTTAATAAACCATCCAGTCTTGCCAACAAAGCCACATTTTATGATTCACACACCTTCCCTTACAACAACCAGTAAGGTAGATAATATTTTAAGATCACTTACTGATTCCATACCACTTTCAGTTTTAATTCTTGGTCTTCTTATTCTTTTTATTACAgttgtattttgttctgctggaataaTTGTTCTTGTTTTACATAGAAGAAGAAGATATAAAAAGAAACAAGTAAATGAACAAATGAGGGAGACCAGTCCTGTCCACCTTCAGTATAGTATGTATGGCCATAAAACAACACACCATAAAACAGAACGACAAGCTTCTACTCTCTATGAGCAACGCATTATAAGCCCTGTGGTTTATCAAAGTCCTCCATTTTGCCCTAAACATACCAATCATGAGGAAGAAGATGAAAAAGAATTCAATGATCCTAAACAACTTTACAGAAGTATTTTAGAAAAAGAGAATAATTCACCACTAACGGGTTCAAATGTTAAACTCAGAGATACTGATCAGACTGCAGAATTTTTGTCTTTCCAAGATGCCAGCTATTTGTACAGAAATATTcttgaaaaagaaagagaaattcAACAGCTTGGGATTGCTGAGTATTTAAGGAAAAATATTGCTCATTTACAGGCTGATAATGAAGTACATTATTCTGGAAGACATGAGGAGATAAAATTGATGGAGACACTTATGTATTCTAGGCCAAGGAACGTCCTGGTGGAACAGACTAAAAATGAATATTTTGAGCTAAAAGCCAACCTTCATGCTGAACCTGACTACTTGGAAGTTCTAGAACAGCAGACTTGA